One genomic window of Sphingobacterium oryzagri includes the following:
- a CDS encoding DUF6660 family protein, with the protein MMKVLINMLMIYFLALFIVPCSDMESHASPSSPFPSAQEQHAADEHNHRQDGCSPFCSCTCCSISMVSINLFNNLLESPMAINLPSPRVADILMAVGNRPSAIWQPPKHNA; encoded by the coding sequence ATGATGAAGGTTTTGATCAACATGTTAATGATCTATTTTCTTGCACTTTTTATCGTGCCTTGTAGCGATATGGAAAGTCATGCCTCACCATCATCACCTTTTCCATCAGCACAGGAGCAACATGCCGCAGATGAACATAATCATCGACAAGATGGCTGCTCGCCGTTTTGTTCTTGCACATGCTGTAGTATCAGCATGGTTTCGATAAACCTGTTCAATAACTTATTGGAATCGCCAATGGCGATAAATCTGCCTAGTCCACGGGTTGCCGACATCCTGATGGCTGTCGGAAATCGTCCATCCGCTATTTGGCAACCGCCAAAACACAACGCTTAG
- a CDS encoding CusA/CzcA family heavy metal efflux RND transporter encodes MLDRIIQFSIKNKFIVGLMTLFLIIWGVWSATKLPIDAVPDITNNQVQIFTTCPTLAGQEVEQLVTFPIEQSVANVPRIEEIRSISRFGLSVVTLVFEEEVDIYFARQLISEKLKEAVEAIPAGIGTPKMAPVSTGLGEVYQYIIHPKKGSENKYNAKDLRSMQDWIVARQLYGTPGIAEVNSFGGELKQYEVAVNPDRLRAMQVTISEIFEALEQNNQNTGGAYIDKKPNAYFIRGIGLATSLADIEQIAVKTTSGVPIFVKDVAEVRFGSAVRYGALTYNGEVDAVGGVVMMLKGENSNQVVKRIKEKLPTIQKSLPDDVVIEPYLDRTDLVDRAIRTVQKNLIEGALIVIFVLVLFLGNFRAGFIVASAIPLSLLFALGMMHVFGVSANLMSLGAIDFGLIVDGAVIVVEATLHHLGLRKSTERLTQQQMDEEVFESASKIRTSAAFGEIIILIVYIPILTLVGVEGKMFTPMAKTVGFAILGALILSLTYIPMMCALFLPKTMSQKKTFSDRLIDRLQQIYQPLLQRAIRIKYIIVVITVAVFGLAIWVFSRMGGEFIPQLQEGDFAFHCILPQGSSLSQSIETSMKASRMLKSFDEVKMVVGKTGAAEVPTDPMPPEATDIMIILKPQPEWTSGMDYNQLADSMMERLSVIPGVFFEKNQPIQMRFNELMTGIRQDVAVKIFGEDMDSLAYYAKQVEQIVQAVPGTTAPQTERVSGLPQINIEYDRTRLANYGLTVREVNELVSTAFAGKAAGQIYENERRFDLVVRLDSTHRSSIDDVSNLLIPTGTGIQIPLAQVARVAYKLGPAQISREAGKRRIVIGFNVAGRDVQSVVSDIQSQLNNAVKLPTGYYFTYGGQFENLQKASARLLLAVPVSLLLIFMLLYFTFHSVKQAVLIFTAIPMSAIGGVFALVARDMPFSISAGIGFIALFGVAVLNGIVLIGTFNQLEKEGVKDVLQRVKEGTMTRLRPVLMTAMVASFGFLPMAISTSAGAEVQKPLATVVIGGLITATFLTLFVLPLLYILFQTKFNFKQKMPMKPLVLLLVTFAASLSSVNAQERMSIRDALDSAWLNNQQFRVNDAAVRRAAYTVKTAADMPKTGIFVENEDYRPSDQVGILKVGVSQELPWPALFRARKTYFEALQKYAAMNSDLLKATVKRDLYATYYQLWYLQDRQTLYRQLDSVYTSLFNATEVRLRAGDVAALDKIAAEAKMQELKAQLEQNAQEMLMEQQQLMMLLNRVSRVLPVALPLEKMAFNMVDDADNHPIIRLQEQQITIAEKQVAVQRNSLKPDFSGRFFSQRLWGANDPFTGFSVTASFPIFGIQANRNKIKAARADMQLEAETLRFKTQEIKTEQQAAQAAIAKNMALLQYYESTGLKQAEAIIRAATLGYQTGDIGFAELSQFLGQAIGIRQNHLDVLNSFNQAVIQFNYFNNN; translated from the coding sequence GTGTTAGATCGTATTATTCAATTTAGTATTAAAAACAAGTTTATTGTTGGTTTGATGACTTTGTTTTTGATCATTTGGGGCGTGTGGAGTGCAACCAAGTTGCCGATTGATGCCGTCCCTGACATTACCAATAACCAGGTGCAGATTTTTACCACTTGTCCCACATTAGCCGGACAGGAAGTGGAGCAACTGGTTACATTTCCCATAGAACAAAGTGTGGCTAATGTGCCACGTATAGAAGAGATCCGAAGTATATCCCGTTTTGGATTATCGGTCGTGACGTTGGTGTTTGAAGAAGAGGTGGATATTTATTTTGCCCGGCAACTGATCAGTGAAAAACTGAAAGAAGCCGTGGAAGCCATTCCCGCGGGTATTGGCACGCCAAAAATGGCGCCTGTGAGCACGGGGCTAGGCGAAGTTTATCAGTACATTATCCACCCCAAAAAAGGTAGCGAAAATAAGTATAACGCTAAGGATTTGCGCAGTATGCAAGATTGGATCGTGGCGCGCCAATTATACGGAACGCCCGGCATAGCCGAGGTCAATAGCTTCGGCGGCGAATTAAAGCAATACGAAGTCGCGGTCAATCCGGATCGCCTGCGTGCGATGCAGGTCACGATATCGGAAATTTTCGAAGCGCTTGAGCAAAATAACCAAAATACAGGCGGCGCCTACATCGATAAAAAGCCTAATGCTTATTTTATCCGTGGAATAGGCCTCGCAACTTCGCTGGCTGATATCGAGCAGATCGCAGTAAAGACAACTAGCGGTGTACCTATTTTCGTGAAAGATGTTGCCGAAGTGCGTTTTGGCAGTGCAGTGCGCTACGGTGCGCTAACCTACAATGGTGAAGTAGATGCGGTGGGCGGCGTAGTGATGATGCTGAAAGGCGAAAACAGCAATCAAGTGGTCAAGCGAATAAAAGAAAAGCTGCCTACTATTCAAAAATCGCTTCCCGACGATGTCGTGATCGAACCATATCTTGATCGCACAGACTTGGTCGACAGGGCGATCCGAACGGTGCAAAAAAACCTGATAGAGGGTGCACTGATCGTGATATTCGTGTTGGTTTTATTTTTAGGAAATTTCCGGGCAGGTTTTATTGTGGCTTCGGCGATACCACTTTCCTTGCTTTTTGCTTTAGGCATGATGCATGTTTTTGGCGTCAGTGCCAATTTGATGAGCCTTGGCGCGATCGACTTTGGTCTGATCGTGGACGGTGCGGTGATCGTGGTGGAAGCAACTTTACATCATCTCGGCCTGCGTAAATCTACCGAAAGGTTAACGCAGCAACAGATGGATGAAGAAGTGTTTGAATCGGCTTCCAAGATACGTACCAGTGCCGCTTTTGGCGAGATTATTATCTTGATCGTCTATATTCCGATTCTTACGTTGGTAGGTGTAGAAGGCAAGATGTTTACACCGATGGCCAAGACGGTAGGTTTTGCCATTCTCGGGGCGCTTATTTTATCGTTGACCTATATTCCGATGATGTGCGCTTTGTTTTTACCAAAAACCATGAGCCAAAAGAAAACGTTTAGCGACCGCTTGATCGATCGGCTTCAGCAGATTTACCAGCCGCTTTTACAACGCGCTATACGCATCAAGTATATAATCGTTGTTATTACCGTAGCTGTGTTTGGGCTGGCGATATGGGTGTTTAGCCGAATGGGTGGCGAGTTTATTCCGCAATTGCAAGAAGGTGATTTTGCCTTTCACTGTATTTTGCCGCAAGGCAGTTCGCTCAGTCAGAGCATCGAGACGTCTATGAAAGCTTCGCGTATGCTAAAATCGTTTGATGAAGTAAAAATGGTGGTCGGTAAAACAGGCGCCGCTGAAGTGCCGACCGACCCGATGCCACCGGAAGCAACTGATATCATGATTATCCTTAAACCGCAACCCGAATGGACATCCGGAATGGATTACAATCAATTAGCCGATTCGATGATGGAACGCTTATCGGTCATACCTGGCGTCTTCTTCGAAAAAAACCAACCTATACAAATGCGATTTAATGAGCTGATGACCGGCATCAGACAGGATGTTGCTGTCAAAATTTTTGGCGAAGATATGGATAGTTTGGCTTACTACGCTAAGCAGGTTGAGCAGATTGTGCAGGCCGTGCCGGGAACGACCGCACCGCAAACCGAGCGTGTTAGCGGCCTCCCGCAGATCAATATTGAATACGATCGTACGCGGCTGGCGAATTACGGCTTAACTGTTCGTGAGGTTAACGAGCTCGTCAGTACGGCCTTTGCTGGTAAAGCTGCCGGTCAGATTTATGAAAACGAGCGACGTTTTGATTTGGTCGTCCGGCTGGATAGTACGCATCGCAGCAGTATAGATGACGTCAGTAATCTGTTGATACCCACCGGTACGGGTATACAAATCCCGTTAGCACAGGTGGCTCGGGTGGCTTACAAGTTAGGGCCAGCGCAAATAAGTCGAGAGGCCGGAAAGCGCAGGATTGTTATTGGTTTTAATGTCGCCGGGCGCGATGTGCAAAGTGTGGTTAGCGATATACAGTCGCAGCTCAATAATGCAGTTAAGCTGCCTACCGGCTATTATTTTACCTATGGTGGGCAGTTTGAAAATCTTCAAAAAGCGAGCGCCCGCTTACTGCTGGCCGTGCCGGTGTCTTTATTGCTGATCTTTATGCTGCTTTACTTTACATTTCATTCCGTTAAGCAAGCTGTGCTAATTTTTACAGCCATTCCGATGAGTGCTATTGGTGGAGTTTTTGCTTTAGTTGCACGCGATATGCCTTTCAGTATCAGTGCTGGTATAGGTTTTATCGCGCTCTTTGGTGTAGCTGTCCTAAATGGGATTGTCCTGATTGGCACCTTTAATCAATTGGAAAAAGAAGGCGTTAAAGACGTGTTGCAACGTGTAAAAGAAGGAACAATGACACGGTTGCGGCCCGTATTAATGACCGCGATGGTAGCTTCTTTCGGGTTTTTACCAATGGCTATCAGTACCAGCGCTGGCGCAGAAGTGCAAAAGCCGCTGGCTACGGTGGTGATCGGTGGCTTGATAACGGCTACTTTTCTAACGCTTTTTGTCTTGCCACTTTTGTACATTCTCTTTCAAACGAAGTTTAATTTTAAACAAAAAATGCCCATGAAACCACTCGTTTTACTACTCGTTACCTTTGCTGCAAGCCTGAGCTCAGTTAATGCCCAGGAGCGCATGAGTATACGTGATGCATTGGACAGTGCGTGGCTCAATAACCAGCAGTTTCGGGTGAATGATGCGGCTGTTCGCCGTGCGGCTTATACCGTGAAAACGGCTGCGGATATGCCTAAAACAGGAATATTTGTCGAAAACGAAGATTATCGACCTTCCGATCAGGTTGGTATACTGAAAGTAGGTGTTTCCCAGGAACTACCGTGGCCCGCGCTTTTTCGCGCTCGCAAAACCTATTTTGAAGCGCTACAAAAATACGCCGCGATGAACAGCGACTTGCTAAAGGCTACGGTGAAAAGAGATTTATATGCTACGTACTATCAGTTATGGTATTTGCAGGATAGGCAAACGTTATACAGGCAACTGGACAGTGTGTATACGTCGCTTTTTAATGCTACCGAAGTGCGTTTACGCGCTGGTGATGTCGCTGCCTTGGATAAAATTGCGGCGGAGGCGAAAATGCAAGAACTGAAAGCACAGCTGGAACAAAATGCGCAGGAAATGTTAATGGAACAACAACAGCTCATGATGCTGCTGAACCGGGTTTCTCGCGTTTTACCAGTTGCATTACCACTGGAAAAAATGGCGTTTAACATGGTTGACGATGCCGATAATCACCCCATTATTCGTTTGCAAGAGCAACAAATAACCATTGCCGAGAAGCAGGTTGCTGTGCAACGAAATAGCCTCAAACCGGATTTTTCGGGACGCTTTTTTTCGCAAAGGCTCTGGGGAGCAAATGACCCGTTTACCGGATTTTCCGTAACAGCCTCTTTCCCAATCTTTGGTATACAGGCTAATCGCAACAAGATCAAGGCAGCACGTGCAGATATGCAGCTGGAAGCCGAAACTTTACGCTTCAAAACGCAGGAAATAAAAACCGAACAACAAGCGGCGCAGGCGGCCATCGCCAAGAATATGGCTTTGCTACAGTATTATGAGTCAACGGGGTTGAAGCAAGCAGAGGCGATCATCCGAGCCGCGACGCTTGGTTACCAAACGGGCGATATTGGCTTTGCAGAACTTAGTCAATTCCTGGGACAGGCTATC
- a CDS encoding ATP-binding protein: MINTPQDILNILTQVPQATAIYDNADLRIAYANADMLDMWATTDRVLGANLGDCFPEFEMQGFVDLLKDVWHSGKTYQAADVPASIVLDGIPTTFYFDFEYRALLDSQGKTYAILHTAKEVSSRLEAWAAVRKKEMHEAALNSELRASVEEQQALTEEYMALNEKLADTVDELSQSYKQLDFALDQSRRAKDAANLGMFDLDVKNDILSWDDRCKALFGVPLGSDVSYTKDFVAGLHPDDRQATLSAVKNAFNRESSGGRYNVHYRTVSPTDNAIIWVHAIGTVYFNEADEPIRFIGTVMDVTESVTSRKALEDRERRLQETNEELASTMEELTATMEELTAVNDELATTNSQLKKSEQVNTEVNKNLTSAFERLSESERRLNLAVLSAKIGIWEFDTANEIVSWDERSRELFGASQQGKIPYPLALQCIHPEDRTAVADAISYAQRPESEGYYDIQFRTIGEHNTHTTWVQAKGRAYFDEQNRPVHFSGTILDISDRVQSQHKIDAFNRAIAQNALEQRLIVDAGKIGTFSFNPETKDIVVNKHTRDMYGLAESAAVSADQLFAHNIMLGDVEQGITIQQIIEEQNSFDVEFNLPIAAEQDKWLRIVGNRIWNEENRNLMAYGVIIDFTAQKSEEKRKLDFLGIVSHELRSPLTSISGYLQILQLKSKSLENKQFYELLVSANRQSARMKLLIESFLDIARIGEGKLRLNKVEFTLHDLLSNIGQMLQQTVTSHVFLFHVDVQQLILADRDKIEQVIINFINNAVKYSPVGSKIEINAQVEHGELYIEVKDQGAGISEEDQHKIFTRFYRVENSQTEMVSGFGIGLYVSKEIINLHGGTIGLRSVVGQGTTFWFKIPVVVTSEASAATDLLGRSTEETNQELPSS; the protein is encoded by the coding sequence ATGATTAACACGCCGCAGGACATACTGAATATACTTACCCAAGTTCCGCAAGCCACCGCTATTTACGATAATGCCGATCTTCGCATTGCCTATGCCAATGCCGATATGCTCGATATGTGGGCTACTACTGATCGGGTTCTGGGGGCAAACCTGGGCGATTGTTTTCCGGAATTCGAGATGCAAGGTTTCGTTGATTTGCTGAAAGATGTTTGGCATAGCGGAAAAACCTATCAGGCAGCTGATGTTCCGGCAAGTATAGTACTGGATGGTATTCCTACTACGTTTTATTTTGATTTCGAATATCGCGCGTTACTCGATAGCCAGGGAAAAACCTACGCGATCTTGCATACGGCCAAAGAAGTATCCAGCCGGTTGGAAGCTTGGGCTGCCGTGCGCAAGAAAGAAATGCACGAAGCCGCACTAAACAGTGAGTTGCGTGCCAGTGTAGAAGAGCAACAGGCACTAACAGAAGAGTACATGGCGCTTAATGAAAAGTTGGCGGACACCGTTGACGAGCTCAGCCAATCGTATAAACAACTAGATTTTGCCTTAGACCAGTCTCGCCGCGCTAAAGACGCGGCCAATTTGGGCATGTTCGATCTTGATGTCAAGAACGATATTTTGAGTTGGGATGATCGCTGTAAAGCCCTGTTTGGGGTACCACTGGGTAGCGATGTAAGTTATACCAAAGACTTTGTAGCCGGTTTGCATCCGGATGATCGACAAGCCACATTATCGGCCGTAAAAAATGCTTTCAACCGTGAAAGCAGTGGAGGCCGCTATAATGTGCATTATCGAACGGTATCGCCAACGGATAACGCAATTATCTGGGTGCATGCTATCGGCACTGTGTATTTTAATGAGGCCGATGAACCTATTCGATTTATTGGCACAGTGATGGACGTTACCGAATCGGTAACGTCGAGAAAGGCATTGGAAGATCGCGAACGCCGCTTACAAGAAACAAACGAGGAACTGGCCTCTACCATGGAAGAGTTGACCGCGACGATGGAAGAGCTCACCGCTGTCAATGATGAGCTGGCGACCACCAACAGCCAGCTAAAAAAATCAGAACAGGTCAATACGGAAGTAAACAAAAACCTGACTTCTGCTTTTGAACGCTTGTCCGAAAGTGAGCGCCGACTGAACCTCGCCGTTCTCTCTGCGAAGATTGGTATTTGGGAATTTGATACCGCTAATGAAATCGTATCCTGGGATGAACGCAGTCGTGAGCTTTTCGGCGCTTCGCAGCAGGGAAAAATACCTTACCCATTGGCCTTACAATGTATACATCCGGAAGATCGCACGGCTGTAGCAGATGCTATAAGCTATGCGCAACGGCCAGAATCTGAAGGTTATTACGATATACAGTTTCGAACGATCGGCGAACATAACACGCATACAACCTGGGTACAGGCTAAAGGTAGAGCGTATTTTGATGAGCAGAATAGGCCAGTACACTTCTCGGGTACAATATTGGATATCAGCGATCGGGTACAATCACAGCATAAAATCGATGCTTTCAATAGAGCAATTGCGCAAAATGCGCTTGAACAACGCTTAATCGTAGATGCCGGAAAGATTGGAACCTTTTCGTTCAACCCGGAAACCAAAGATATCGTCGTCAACAAGCATACCCGTGATATGTATGGGCTGGCAGAGTCTGCCGCCGTTTCTGCAGATCAACTGTTTGCACACAATATTATGCTGGGCGATGTGGAGCAAGGCATCACGATACAGCAAATTATCGAGGAGCAAAACAGCTTTGACGTAGAATTTAACCTGCCAATAGCAGCCGAACAAGACAAATGGCTACGCATCGTTGGTAACAGGATTTGGAATGAAGAAAATCGTAATCTGATGGCTTATGGTGTGATCATCGATTTCACGGCTCAAAAATCGGAGGAAAAACGTAAGCTTGATTTCTTAGGTATTGTGAGCCACGAACTCCGCTCTCCTTTAACCTCTATCTCCGGATATTTACAGATTTTGCAACTGAAAAGCAAAAGTCTCGAAAACAAACAATTTTACGAGCTTCTGGTAAGCGCAAACCGTCAGAGCGCGCGGATGAAGCTATTGATTGAAAGCTTTCTAGATATCGCCCGCATTGGCGAGGGCAAGCTACGGCTGAACAAGGTCGAATTTACGCTGCACGATTTACTATCCAATATCGGGCAAATGCTGCAGCAAACCGTCACTAGCCACGTTTTTCTTTTCCACGTAGATGTGCAGCAATTGATTTTGGCCGATCGAGACAAAATCGAGCAGGTGATTATCAATTTTATAAACAATGCTGTAAAATATTCGCCTGTTGGCAGCAAAATAGAAATCAATGCGCAGGTGGAACACGGCGAGCTCTATATCGAAGTGAAAGACCAAGGTGCTGGTATTTCTGAAGAAGATCAGCATAAAATATTTACACGTTTTTACCGTGTAGAAAACAGTCAAACCGAAATGGTGAGCGGTTTTGGTATTGGTTTGTACGTATCTAAAGAAATTATTAACCTACACGGTGGAACGATCGGCTTACGAAGTGTCGTAGGGCAAGGGACCACCTTTTGGTTCAAAATTCCGGTTGTCGTTACCTCAGAAGCAAGCGCTGCAACGGATTTGTTGGGTCGAAGTACCGAAGAAACCAATCAGGAGCTGCCATCATCCTGA